The Gordonia iterans DNA window GCAAGCAGATGCTCGTGGCCGACGGCTACCACCTCGATCCGGGCTGCGACCACGGCGGCGCTCATCAGCCTCCGCAGCTGGACGTGCTCGAGCGCGCCTGGTTCGACCGGTGGCTCAAGGACATCCCCAACGGCATCGAGGATTACGGTCCGGTGACTCTGGAGCAGCAGGGCGGCGGCTGGTCGTGCGGAGAGCACTTCCCGCGGCGCGAGGTCACCACGCAGCGACTGTTCCTGACCCCCGACCAGTCCGGGACCGCCGACCACGCCAGGCACGACGGCAGCCTCGGGACGGCGCCGGACCTGCACGTCCACCACCTGCACACCCGACCCGACCTGCGGGGCGTGGTCTCTCGCGACGCGGCGCAGGTGTTCGCCGGGCTGCCGATCGCCCTGGGTCGCGGATTCAGCCACGACGCGTCGTACCAGGAGCGCGGCGCTCTCAGCTTCACCAGCGCACCGGTCTCGCGCCCGACCCAGATCTCCGGATCGATGAACCTCCGGCTGAACGTGGCGACCAACGCCCACGAGGGCATCTGGGCCGTGACGGTCAACGACGTCGCCCCCGACGGCACGTCCACGGTGCTGACCAACGGCGCGCTGACCGCGTCCAACCGGGCCCTGGACGTCTCCCGCTCCCGGTACTCCGACGAGGGCGCCCTGATCGACGCCGTGCACTACCTCTCCCGCGAACGCCGGCTGCCGGTGCCGGCCGACGAGCCGGTGCGGATCGACGTCGACCTGGTGGCCACGGACGCGGTGCTCAAGACCGGTCACCGGTTGCGGGTGGACGTGTACGCGGCGAGCCTGCCCCGATACCTGACGATCGTGCCCGACCTGATCAAGGCCCGCGGCCGTCGTCAGCAACTGGTGCTGGATCCGAACAAGCCCAGCTACCTGACCTTCCTGTCTGACGGCGACCTCGGTACCGCCCCGGTCCCGGCACCCACGCAGCTCCGTCCGATGTAGGCGCGGGGTCTCGATACGCGCGGACTCACTGCGTTCGCCCCGCTACTCGACCACCACCGAGTATCGGTCAATGGTCGAGTAGCGATTGGTGGTCAGTAGCGGTTGGTGGTCGAGTAGCGGTTGGTGGTCGAGTAGCGGTTGGTGGTCGAGTAGCGGCGAACGGAGTGAGTCCGCGTATCGAGACCAACGGAGTGAGTCCGCGTATCGAGACCAACGGAGTGAGTCCGCGTATCGAGACCAACGCAGTGAGCCGCGTATCGAGACCAACGCAGTGAGCCGCGTATCGAGACCAACGGAGTGAGTCCGCGTATCGAGACCAACGGAGTGCGCCGCGTATCCGGACCAGCGCGACAGGTCGGCGTCAGCCGGCGATCTCCTCGCCGGCGGCTTCGCCAGCGGCAGCGCGCGCCTGGAACTGTTTGACGGCGAAGTTCGCCATCGCCCGGATCGCCATCCGCGACTCCGGAAGCACCTCGATGAAGGCCTGGAACACGTGTACCGCGCCACGGTAGATCTCCAGGCGGACCGGTACGCCGGCCGCGGCCAGGCCGGCGGCGAAGTCCTCGGCGTCGACCCGCAGCATCTCGTGGGATCCCACCTGGATCAGCGTCGGCGGCAGGCCCGTCAGCTCGACGTCGAGCGGGGCGACGGCGTCGCCGGCCGGCTCGGACTCCCGGATCATCCGGTCGAACTGGGTGAACGCCAGGTGCGGGAACAGCGGGTCTGCGGTGCGGTACGCGCCTTCCCGGCGGCGCGAGGGAGTCGGGTCGATCAGCGGGTTCTCCAGGATCAGGGCGGCCGGCAGCTCCATGCCCGCGTCCCGGAGGGCGATCGCGGTCATCGCGGTGAGGAAGCCGCCCGCCGAATCCCCGGCGATCGCGATCTGTCCCGGAGCGAAGCCCCGGTCGAGCAGCCACCGGTAGCCGTCGAGGCAGTCCTGGACGGACACCGACGGCGGATGTTCTGGCATCTTGCGATACTCGACGGCCAGCACGTGAGCGTGCGCCGCGGCGCCGATGGAGCCGGCCAGCCGGCGATGCGAGGCGATGCCGCCGACGATGAACGCGCCGCCGTGCAGATACAGGACTGCGCGGTCGCCGCGGCTGCCCTCCGGGATCTGCAGTTCGGCCTTGCAGTGCGGCAGTTCCACCGGTTCACGGAAGTTTCCGGGAAGCGGCGGCACCACCTTTCCGGCGACGTCGTCGAACAGCCCGTAGGGCCAGTCCAGTTCCGGCTTCCGCGACCACGCAGCGATCACCGGATAGGC harbors:
- a CDS encoding alpha/beta hydrolase, translating into MSAPRPVKVERVEYYTRSFRSRLSWLGLRLSAYPVIAAWSRKPELDWPYGLFDDVAGKVVPPLPGNFREPVELPHCKAELQIPEGSRGDRAVLYLHGGAFIVGGIASHRRLAGSIGAAAHAHVLAVEYRKMPEHPPSVSVQDCLDGYRWLLDRGFAPGQIAIAGDSAGGFLTAMTAIALRDAGMELPAALILENPLIDPTPSRRREGAYRTADPLFPHLAFTQFDRMIRESEPAGDAVAPLDVELTGLPPTLIQVGSHEMLRVDAEDFAAGLAAAGVPVRLEIYRGAVHVFQAFIEVLPESRMAIRAMANFAVKQFQARAAAGEAAGEEIAG